A DNA window from Bombus huntii isolate Logan2020A chromosome 10, iyBomHunt1.1, whole genome shotgun sequence contains the following coding sequences:
- the LOC126870278 gene encoding glycerol-3-phosphate acyltransferase 1, mitochondrial isoform X5, with protein MIDIVSTRLQEVYAKWNRRTEIKRNPELNTVRFSIKELRRTGQQMHKKKLQDKEQARKVRESSLFQIKETEPLIPTVTESSLFLHYCCNSCTPSSRNSLVNIASKQYAPFGTNVLLMESHQSLFHRILPRAIRVCSFKEHDYSRESILESDNLKEATKLVASEIIKDEGCSETVALEKAKERAKTILAQMESKPNNLFIRITSWITYVLLPCFMQSVIILPSQIEMLKKANETGLPVILLPLHRSHMDYSIITFLHVMYGIKCPLIAAGDNLKMPFFGKLLQGLGAFFIKRRIDPVIGRKDILYRAILQTYILQKLKEGHIIEFFLEGTRTRTGKPCMPKGGILSVILDAYMEGIIEDAMIVPVVPNYERLIDGNFVQEHLGQPKKKETFISTMKAMFSTLLTNYGIMKIDICQPFSLKEMLKSFQNQSKLNGVKISPAEKPLRSTVSSSSLYGTDVVAEEYRQLVDSLARHVVYNCSNAMPIMSTNVVAFILLYIFRDGCTLDELVEAFDFIRHQLESRTKNIAFCGENIDIIKHALDILGPDLVKLKNHEIIETADSQLTQSNFVTVIRPMSFLPNVIELSYYSNTVVTCFAMDSIVVTALYAELQSQINDPIGFDQNNIIVSQDLLVEKSLKLCDIFKYEFIFCKPCEELERVIIDTVVNLSHKEIIILQEESYLEEELWSKRFAKNFDDSSDEEYHNKNRSKSIRYKLNLLSEYAKRVEYLHIMLQPLVDVYTFTILSLKDLVGQSLSEKDLIQKILNDIKTNIDHDIIKYSECLSIDSIKNALKLFEKWNILECYPQENVKIFYLKDQYDTDSAVMKIYDKIAAFRWTKNINEKKKDDFE; from the exons ATGATCGATATAGTTTCAACACGTTTGCAAGAAGTGTATGCAAAATGGAATCGCAGAACGGAAATAAAGCGAAACCCAGAATTGAATACAGTTCGATTTTCGATAAAGG AACTTCGGCGAACTGGTCAACAAATGcataaaaaaaagttacaaGATAAGGAACAAGCAAGAAAAGTTCGGGAAAgttctttatttcaaatcAAAGAGACTGAACCATTAATCCCTACTGTCACAGAAAGCTCTTTATTTCTACACTATTGCTGCAACAGTTGCACTCCATCATCTAGA AATTCATTAGTAAATATTGCTAGTAAGCAATATGCGCCTTTTGGTACAAATGTCCTATTAATGGAGTCACATCAATCGCTATTCCATAGAATATTACCTCGTGCGATACGCGTTTGTTCTTTTAAAGAACACGATTATTCAAGGGAATCA ATCCTAGAAAGTGATAATTTAAAAGAAGCAACAAAGTTGGTTGCTTCTGAAATAATTAAGGATGAGGGTTGTAGTGAAACAGTTGCCCTGGAAAAAGCAAAAGAGAGAGCCAAGACCATACTAGCACAAATGGAAAGCAAACCAAACAATCTTTTCATTagaattacatcatggattaCTTATGTACTGTTACCATGTTTTATGCAGTCTGTTATAATATTACCATCTCAAatagaaatgttaaaaaaagcAAATGAGACTGGTCTTCCTGTGATATTACTTCCTTTACATCGTAGTCATATGGATTATTCTATAATTACCTTCCTTCATGTAATGTATGGTATTAAATGTCCATTAATTGCAGCTGGGGATAATCTAAAAATGCCATTTTTTGg GAAGCTTTTGCAAGGTTTGGGCGCATTCTTTATAAAACGTCGAATTGATCCTGTCATAGGCCGCAAAGATATTCTTTATCGTGCCATTCTTCAAACATACATACTGCAAAAATTAAAAGAGGGTCATATTATAGAATTCTTTTTAGAAGGTACACGTACAAGAACTGGTAAACCATGCATGCCAAAAGGTGGCATTTTGAGTGTCATTCTTGATGCATACATGGAGGGAATTATTGAAGATGCAATGATAGTACCTGTTGTACCAAATTATGAACGTCTTATTGATGGAAATTTTGTTCAAGAGCATCTAGGTCAAccaaagaagaaagaaacatttatATCTACAATGAAAGCCATgttttctactttattaacaaattatggaattatgaaaattgatATTTGTCAACCCTTTTCACTCAAG GAAATGTTAAAGTCTTTCCAAAATCAATCAAAATTGAATGGAGTAAAAATATCTCCTGCTGAAAAACCTTTAAGGTCGACAGTATCTAGCTCATCGCTGTATGGTACAGATGTAGTTGCAGAAGAATACCGTCAACTAGTTGACAGTCTTGCACGGCACGTTGTATATA attgtAGTAATGCAATGCCAATAATGTCGACTAACGTTGTTGCGTTCATCcttctatatatatttcgaGATGGTTGTACCTTGGATGAATTAGTTGAAGCATTTGATTTCATAAGACACCAGTTAGAAAGTCGTACTAAAAACATTGCATTTTGTGGAGAAAATATTGATATCATAAAACATGCT TTAGACATCTTAGGTCCAGATTTAGTAAAACTAAAAAATCACGAAATTATAGAAACAGCTGATAGTCAGTTAACTCAATCAAATTTCGTTACCGTAATCCGTCCTATGTCGTTTCTACCAAATGTAATCGAACTATCTTATTATAGTAATACAGTGGTAACATGTTTTGCTATGGATAGCATAGTGG TAACAGCTTTGTATGCTGAATTACAGTCACAAATCAATGATCCTATAGGTTTTGATCAAAACAATATTATAGTGTCTCAAGATCTTTTGGTAGAAAAATCACTTAAACTTtgtgatatttttaaatacgaaTTTATTTTCTGCAAGCCATGTGAGGAATTAGAACGCGTCATTATAGACACTGTGGTAAATCTCTCACATAAagagattattattttacaagaG GAATCTTATTTAGAAGAGGAACTATGGAGTAAAAGATTCGCAAAAAATTTTGATGATAGTTCAGATGAAGAATATCATAATAAGAATAGATCTAAAAGTATTCGGTACAAA TTAAACTTACTATCGGAATATGCAAAACGTGTGGAATATCTTCACATAATGTTACAACCTTTAGTAGATGTTTATACTTTTACCATTTTGTCTCTTAAAGATTTAGTAGGTCAATCGCTAAGCGAGAAAGATttaattcaaaaaattttaaatgacaTAAAGACAAATATAGATCATGacataataaaataca GTGAATGTTTATCTATTGATTCAATAAAGAATGCcctaaaattatttgaaaaatggaATATCTTAGAATGTTATCCACAAGAGAATGTTAAAATTTTCTACCTGAAAGATCAATATGATACAGACTCAGCTGTAATGAAAATCTATGATAAAATAGCAGCTTTCAGATGgactaaaaatataaatgaaaaaaaaaaagatgattTTGAATGA